ACACAATAACTTAATATAGAATTGCGTTTCGGACAGATTACGGGCAATTATACTGATAGTGTAAAAGGGAGCAGTGATTGAAAATTTTAAAgtcaaacagtttctgctcaatgaCTTTGAGTTTGCATACGATTTATGAAACTTTGAATACCGCACCAGCTCATGTAACGATGAATCTTTGGTGCGCTGAAGTTAAGTTGGATAAATGTGAAGGTCACTGCTTTTATTTGACACTCACTGAATTATTCAAATTTCCTGGTAgcatataaaactttttttttacatttacttaaatataGTACAAGCCTTTTCTcaattctttttaaattgatGGTTGGGCACAGCCATTAAGTAATAGATCAAACGTGTCTAGCCATATGAGAAGAGAGAAGGTGCTTACTCTGTCTAACGTACATGAGAAGATAAAAACTTCTCAAGACCCAGCACTGCACACTAAGACAGAGTCTTCGACTACAAGAAGGGGATGGAAGGACAGAGAGGTCCCATTGAAGGCATTTCTGTGCCGCATCATTTCTTTATTTCGGAGTTCGATGGACATGATTGTTTGCGTTTGCTTGGCAGCACCAATTATGCAATTTGACGACAAACTACTAACAtagcagtcttgttcaccagctgtGCAGCTGGGGCTGGTAGCTTGAAGCCACTGAGGGGCAAGTACAGGCTCGTCATTAAGTTTCAACTTAGGAAAAGTAGTTTGCCAAGAGTGTGAATTTCGttgctttgaaaataaattgttacaaGGATTTCGTTTCGTTTAAAGCTGGGTACATACTTTTTATGTGATTGATACAAGCTTATTCTATTCATCAGGGCACTAATAAGGTTTGCAAAGTTGACACAAcagataaatgtatttttatgtcaAAGTAAATACAAGTTGCACTATGGTTCACGGCTATCTCagtttattgtattatataagCTATAAAAAAAGTAGAAAGTTAAAAATTACCTCAATTACAAGATGAATGgtaatgttaatatttacacttatatatacattatactaTCGTCATAAACTGTAGAAAAGTGTCctaattgttcatataatatctataaatgattataataaatacaggactattattcatatttctatttatgGGCCGTTTCTTAACTGACAAAACAATTCAAGGTCATCATTATGactcaaatattgttatatatatcattaGCTTCAATGCTAAATCCCTTGACTTTTATCCAATCGTTTAAATCCTAAACGAAACGACGAAGATCCAGCGTTTGTGTCCCATTTTTACAATGGTCGATTGTTGTCTAAAATAAAAGTGCAGCACTGATAATGGTTTTCTTCAAGTTCTTGGATTGAAGTAGATCTTTAATCATACATAGGTCCACTCTTAGTATTGGATTACATGGCGTCAATATGTTGCTTACAACGAATAACCGCGGAATATTAATAGCATCAAAGACACTTACGTCATGCAATAATAAATATCTATGTCAGATTTGCGGTTCGGTTAGATATTTGCATGAATAGATAAACGTGAAAATTGGCTTTTCTGTTTTCATACGGAAATTATGTTACTTTGGTGACTTTTGACTTCAGATCCCTACCcatattaattatgttaaagCCACCTTAAATGTTTGTATGATGGAAATTAATTGTATACGGGTAAGACtctacatgttttgtttaaaatggtatatcacTTGAAactgatttatatatgttaaaacatatcGACTTTTAAATACGTTATCGCATGACTATTTGCCATGTATACGTAATAACATTCATTGTCAAACTTATATACGTAAACTTGTCAGTTTTTTCCAACGGGCTAtccattaaacaaaataacaattatacatgcattgaatatatttaatgtaacaattgttttgaaacaattaaaaactaatCATATGCTTTACATATATACCTTTAAAGAGTAGATaaagcttgaatgtttatttacactCCGCACATATACTACATGCGATATGAGGTTTACAACAAATGATTACAAAAATTAAATAGGTCAAGTACTGGTAAACTAAggttaatattatatatatattaatttaaatttgtaacgaGTTATAGTAAAATTGAGGTAAGTGCTTATTAAGGTGgtgtattttcaaaatagcaCAGAATAATCTTAAAAACTTTGCTTTGTCTACTAAATTGTTCATCTGTTTCATTCATCAACTTGTTATACATGATAGATATCGCTTTAAATATACGGTAGCAAATAGGTGTACTTCATTGTGAACTATCCAAAATATATCGTGATAAATAATGGCATATATACAGGTAATCAGACGGAACAGTtgcatgtataacatatatgatattAAAGTATTGAGCAAGAATATACAATCGTAATGAACTAttagtaaaagaaaacaaatagtaGAACAAATGATGTGTAAGagcaaaaatatatgattttctAGCACTAAGATATTTACTATTCAGCACAATTTCGAGAACTATAAAGAATGAGGTAAAGCATACGAAAAAAGagtgtcattttattctaaattgtATCTGGGGATCTTGATATAATTCTGATTATGGACACTTTTTGATCATTGTCATTATACTAATATCTCAATAATGTCTGTATGATCTTATCTGTTCTGTCACTTCCATAGAAATCGAGGTTTCCTAGTTTTGCCTTATCGGGGCGACAGACATTTGACAAGTTATGCttgtaattttgaataattgtgtagtttgtaGTATTCCTTTTATATGGCTTACCCGAAATATTCCTACGCCTTACCAGATAAACTGTCCCCACCGACGAGACTAACCTGATACTTTcattttctacttagaattaaaaataaacacctCATACAAAAGAGAGAAGatcaaaaatcaacaaatagaatggattaaaaaaaaaaattaaggaaTAACAACATCTTGCTTACATTATATTTGACATTAAATTTATGTTATCCTTTTTCATGTATGTCCGAAGTCTTGGCGTCTAAGTGATCTACTAGTGACCTTGCCGCCGAAAACTGAGTTCAATGTGGCAATGATATCATTCTGTCCGATATCACCCAATGATTCAGTGAGGTCTCTGAAACGAGTCTGATTATTTCCACGATGTTTATCCCTCCAGTATTTTAGACAAAGAAAATGAGCGCCTACAATGTCTCCAGGATGATTTGCTTTGTGACTTTTCACTAGTGGAACAGGAACGTCTAGATATATCAGCAATGTGTCGAGTTCATTGGGTGAAATGACTTGAGCAAGTGTAAGCAAGGACTGGTCGTTCAGGATGGCAAAGTTGTCGTTCAGGCCATGAGCAATAGAATTGTCCGTGTCAGTACCTTAAATAAAAGTATGTGTTGAAACGTCGTTTACAAACTTGTGACATCGCCGGCGAAAATGAGTAATGCGGAGGCATTTATATTATGCTCAAAACCCAAATTTAAACAAGCGATTGGATTAGAAAAaccaaactttatttatttttttcaaaaaaactgaaaaagcaCTTATGAAACTTCATATGCGGCACAGTATTTTGCAAATTTGATCATGCCACATTAAGCTGTGCCAACCCCATTTTTCGATGACGACATCACTAATGAATGTGCCATAAAtagtattcattatttaaaacttgACTTTATTATATTGTTGCATTATTTCAGGAGTAATTCATGAGACTATCAATTACTAAGTATACGAAAGTTTTATAtacttcaaatttaaattgcaacgttATTTATATGCGCTGAATACCTTTATGAATATATTGTGGCTGATTTGTCGGAGGAGCAGAATTCTGCAGCATGCTCATTTCCATCTTCACACCATGCACAATTGTCTTGGCTTCTGAAGTAGGAAAACGATCAATAATTAAGTATAAGCTAATACATATACAAGCAAATTCGGAACTAGGAATAATGTTTAAGAGAAAACATTATCAGTAGACAGTTAAAGGGTTCTAAACGTGCAATGCTAACTTTAACAGCCATATAATATGGCTCAGTGGTTCTCTATGCCTATTGAGTAGATACTGACCCAGTCCCTGATGTGAATTGTTttgaatagaaaaaatattaaaacatggcagtccaaaggacggctataacccccgccgttgtttttttagtatattttgtttttcttccaaCCTGACTGTTACGTTGAATATCActaaaattgtacacaaccactggtcaataGAGGAAATATAGAAAATACAAGTTGTTAGATCGGTAACGTAAATATTCatggatatatgaacatattttaaaaggatatttgttaaagttattcatattgtgtgtagtgtagatcaatgtcaaggtttttttggctaaaaaaagaaggaaaatgagCCCTTCATCCTTTCATCAATGAAATagaagccttaagtattttcgataaagtaatatggtaatccatcaatgcataagtaagtaaTAGCGCTGAcatgagcatgtgtactctgaccttaaAATTTcacatgtgaccttgacctttgaaatatagacccgggtcaaggtcactgcacatcgtctcaatgaggacaacattatACCCAGTAATATGGTAATCTATAAaagcataagtaagttatagtgCGGgtacgagcatgtgtactcgtGACCATTAAATTTCtcttgtgaccttgacttttgagaAATGGACCCGGGTCAATGTCTCTGCACATCGTCTGGATGAGGACggcatttgtaccaagtaatatggttatccatcaatgcataagtaagttaaaaCTCGGACATGaccatgtgtactctgacctatAAATGTCTCGtctgaccttaacctttgaggtatggactcaggtcaaggtcactgcacatcgtctcaatgaggtcaacatttgtaccaagtagtatggtaatccatccatgcataagtaagttatagacCGGACACGAgatgttacagccagacggacagacggactgtcagtcggacggacggacagacagagtgacagacggacgaagtgcattcctataatcccctcgtcactccgtggcgggggattaaCAAATATGGCTCATTTTTCGTAAACCGCAATGACAAGCTGCAAGCAGTCTGGGATAATGGTCCTTTATTTAATTCCTTTAAATAATTACCATTTGGACAATAGGAGCTCTACCAAGGCGTTACCAGTTTAACATAAACTTATATGAGGAAATACTAAATCCCATTGTCCAAAGCTGAAATGATTAGTGTTTGATACAAAGTCTATTCTAATGCCCCGCTATCTTATTCCCGCAAATAATACACTAATGGTCAAATGCGCCTCCGCCTCGGGTAACTCTTTTTAGCATACAGTTATATAAGAAAgcaatttaaacaattctttTAAAGACTTCGGCATTGTAATTTCAACCGAGTGTTCAGTTTTGTCCATTCCGTGGATGACATTGACCGTGACATATTGACCTTCTTTCCCATTTGAAAAGCTTTAATACTGATAATAAGACTATGTGtacagtttttcaaataaatatcagtCTCTCCGTATCTGATTTTGACATGACCTTTTGCCCTTCTTCTTACTTTTGAAGCTCCAGAAAACCAATATGCCATGTGTTTGCGGTATTGCAACTTGATACCAATTTCAAGGAGTGTAAACTGAGATCATATCAAAGCAGCAGACATGGCTACCTTTCCCTAAGCAATAAGAGCAGAATTTTGAAAACCTTCTCATTAAATTtaacttgtataaaatgttatttgtatatggCCATATTGGTTCTCATTTCTAGCAAATGTCGAGTTAAATGCATAAAGCGTTAGTTATTTTACATTGTCGTATTTGCAACTTACAATaggaaacaacaacattatGTCCGGAAAATTAAAATAGTATTGATGTTCAGTTTAATAACTGCTTTTTGtcgttgtttttattatcaaaactgttCCTACcttctttcatttcatttcgggCTGAATCCACAACATCTATTGCAACAGTATCTAGCTCTTGTCTTGTTTGTATTACTACAGATCCAGACTCTGAAAAAGGGTTGAGTATTGAATACATTCACTATGATAGTGATACTGTGACAACGGCAAACTACGAACGAAGCAGAACATACCTGTTTTTTTAGTAATATAGtttgtatgcactgtgctgtttgtggagttttgtgttgttcttaattgattcttgtttgtgatttttttgttctatgtctttggctttgcacagtgccattaaaccgggtttatgttaaaacttttagCTACTGAGctagtttctgtagtttttttgcataaatttttatatcaaagtCTATGGAACGCCCCATGCTGTAACATATATTGCCGttttgtctaactgacatgctaaaATGTCTTACATATATGTAAGTATGTCTAAATGATGACAAGTTGATGTCAATGACTGATAGTCttatactttcttatttttctgggctacaatattgaaatttaaaccCTATGTACGAGGGCTGTATGGAAAGTTCGCGGACAAGTGGTGCCATATTCTTTATTCCAATCATATAGTTATGAATgccaaacattacaaaaataaatgtcccaagtaatattatattaaaaacatatgatAAAGCGTCGTTTATGAGCATACACTTGGCTTCTATTGCAGCCATGGAAACAACACTCGGAGCACGTCGATTAATAAAAAGGTTTACCAGTATTAAATATTAGATTTATTCCGTATAAGAATAAGTAGAATTGCGCCAAAATATCACGCTCACGTACGGCGTTATTACGTCATTTCCGTTGAGTTTTAATGTTGTAAGTTGTTTATAACATAAGTTAAAGAAAAAACAGTATCGTAAGCTGCAAAAAAGTAATGACGTCAACAGCCGACGTGGAAGTGCGAGCAAAcataaagttttgttttcaacCTGGGATAAACACCAacgcaaacatttaaaatgctaTAAAAAGGTCAGAAACAAAAATGCTGCCATTTATTATTGTTCAAGTGGCACGAAAGGTTAAGGAATCTCACGCCACAGAAAATCCGTATAACTTAATGGTGACTatgtagaaaaataaaacacGTTTATGTACTTTTTGACGTAGGATGTTTTTCGTGCTCCATGTGTCGTTTATGCAATGTATTAATTCTAGTGTTATTTGTAAACCATTTGCTAtaactttaatttgttttctgtaTTATATCTTATTTATGTTGATAATCATACCCATATAAATTTCATAAAGATATTCAGTtgttttaacattcaataaacGTAGTCTGCGAACCAATCATACAGCCCTTGTATATGAAGCGTTAGTTATATGCATTGTCGAAGTTGTATCTTATAAtaagaaacaacaacatttagTCAGGAAATAGTATTTATGTTcagtttaataactgtttttctttattatccTATCAAACCAATTTCTACCtgctttcatttcatttcgggCTGAAACCACAACATCTATTGCAGTAGTGTCTAGCTCTTCTCTTGTTTGTATTACCACAGATTCAGACTCTGAAATTAAAAGGTTGAGTATTGAAAACATCACTAAAATAGTGATACTGTGACAATGGCAAACTACACAAAATCCTTATTAGTTATACAATACaaattgtataaaagaaatatgtataaGTCAATTACGTTTCCATATTATCCACTAAACCATACCGACCTTAATGCAGTGTAGAGGGATGTTCCCTAAAAACCGTTTTGACATGATAACTTGgttaaaaacgttagggtctcAGTTATGACAGTGTTTATGTCTTGCATTGCAATTCCGAAACAcacaatgtttatatcaaagTATATGGAACGCCCCATCCGTCTTTTGTTACATATTATGTCATTATGTCTTACTGACATGCTGTAACGTCTAACCTATCCGTGATTGTgtctaaataatatattatattgtctaactgacatgctattatgtctaacaTATAAGTTAATATGTCTAACTGACGTGATATTATGTCTAAAATATAAGTTggtatgtctaactgacatgctagtatgtttaacatttatatcatcaTGTCTAAATGGCATATTATTATATCgatcatatatgttattatgtctaactgacatgctttTATGTCTACTATATATGTtgttatgtctaactgacatgttattattaCTTAATCACTTATTACAATTTCTTACAGAAAGAATGTGTACCAAACATACAATTAAGCGTAAATGAAATGTTACTTTGTCGAACTAGCATGTTATTATGTGTAACCGACATATTACTTTTTCTAAGTGACATTGTTTAGTGCATAACCGACATGATATTATGAGTAACTCTTAGTGCCAAAGACGGAAAATTTGGATGCAGATTTAACGTCGCAGACCAACCGTATACTTCCTGTTATTGTCGAAAAACACAAACTGACCATGTAACAAATACAAAGAGCATTTTACACGCATATGTTATTATAGTTAGCACTGTAACTGACATATCAAAGCTAAAAgtattgaaatagaaaacaattctAAAGATACTCTCATCTTAGAAAAATgactatgaaaataatttgatcACAGATGAAGACACACAAAAAATGGATATGATGCTCGACCATATGGCTTTTACCTTAATATATAACAGCAACGCGGGAAAACATAcgatatgttataaatgcaaaaCCGTTTTATTTTTCCGCTGAGTtgcttttcaatttatttcattattcagAAAACTCTAAACGTACACCAATGATTTCAAACGTTGACAtaggttgttgtttttgtttttaaattgtatattttggGAGTGAAATTATGCACGTAGTGGAAATTAATTCCATATTACATAATATGTAAATCTATTTGATTTCAGTCGTGTTAGTTACTGTCTCATATTAATAATGCTTTAATGTTCTTGTATTCAGTTCATGATTCAAGTTTGTGTAAATATGTACGCTTATATTGTTACAACTGTATTGAAATAATGATGCTTCTTTGGGTTTAtaactttgtattttttgtaatgattATCTAATCAAACATGGATTCTTCTCTTTACCTTGCCGCATCTGGAAGTCACGGAGCTTTCCAGATACTTCATCATATCCCCCATCAGCCATTGTTTGGTAACCCGCAGAACCTACCGTTATAAAACGTAAGCAATAACTACAAGGTTACACgaacaaacttttaaaatcaaacggTTATAAGTACGAAGAAGACATTCACATCTGGTGTGTATCTTCCTATAAGATTCGAGACaatctgaataaaaaatatcattatttattatatatctatCATTAATCGACACTCAAGTGGTATACAGCCGTACTCAACTCTGCTGATGCCACATCATAACAAGTACCGTTTCGCGATttaaaatgacatcataaaAAAGTGcgtcattaaaataatatttgtaataaaaacgtATCCAAATCTGCAAAAGTCCACTCGAACTTGACTGACAAAAGAATCAATTTTGACTGCGTATTAGTTTCGATATATTCAAAAGAACAACGAAAAATGGCAAACTCCCTGCACGTAGCATGCTGACGAAGTGTCTAGACACTAATAAAATGTCAGAAACTGTATCATTTGGCATTTAAATTAAGGATCCAGTGTTGTGCCGTCAATTAATTGTACGAAACCATCCACTTTCCATTGGAATCATAAGTGTGTCTATTCATTGTAAAACGCACACCACTTTTGGTGAAGGGGCATACTTGTAAATAATCGCTTTTGACCACGCATAAGTTCAATCTTATTGTGTGTTTGCTTGCTCAACGGATCAGCTCATGTTTCCACAAGGTAATTATCGACTAAAGCTTGCACGGATGAGTTATTTCCAAATAGACTGTTTTATTACGGTAGAAAATATACCATAATGATCAAGACTCAGATCTACTTTCACTGTTCGGAAActagttgttttgttattcagTAAACTCATTGTATTACATACTTCAAGAACATTAGCTTGTTTATCTCAATAACGTTTACCGGTGGTGAAGATCTACACTAGGTAAGTGTTGTCCGTTAATGGTCAGTTTTAACTATTTTACCATATGTGGCCAAA
The DNA window shown above is from Mya arenaria isolate MELC-2E11 chromosome 6, ASM2691426v1 and carries:
- the LOC128238274 gene encoding uncharacterized protein LOC128238274 — translated: MADGGYDEVSGKLRDFQMRQESESVVIQTREELDTTAIDVVVSARNEMKAESGSVVIQTRQELDTVAIDVVDSARNEMKEEAKTIVHGVKMEMSMLQNSAPPTNQPQYIHKGTDTDNSIAHGLNDNFAILNDQSLLTLAQVISPNELDTLLIYLDVPVPLVKSHKANHPGDIVGAHFLCLKYWRDKHRGNNQTRFRDLTESLGDIGQNDIIATLNSVFGGKVTSRSLRRQDFGHT